A genome region from Flavobacterium sp. CFS9 includes the following:
- a CDS encoding PfkB family carbohydrate kinase: MNKVVAFGEIMLRLSTERHLRFSQAKAFGASYGGGEFNVCVSLANYGLNAEFVTRLPENEIGASAVKEMRKMNVASGNVVYGGERLGIYFLETGAGTRGSNVVYDRAHSSMATIEKGMIDWEKVLEGAHWFHWSGITPAISQSAAEACLEAVKAAHKLGITISCDLNYRSKLWQYGKTPSEVMPELLQYSNVILGDIDTAYFMLGIPKVNPNYQDEKSLPVLYSKLFDLIPDLKIAATTLRYSVSASHQRIGGILFDGKAIYQAAVQEVTPVVDRVGSGDAFMGGLIYGLQEYQNNNQRALDFAVAACCLKHTIAGDYNLVTLKEVENRIDGDSAGLVSR; the protein is encoded by the coding sequence ATGAATAAAGTAGTTGCATTCGGGGAAATTATGTTGCGTCTTTCAACAGAGAGGCATTTGCGATTTTCGCAGGCAAAAGCATTTGGAGCGTCTTATGGAGGCGGTGAATTTAATGTTTGTGTGTCTCTGGCGAATTACGGTTTGAATGCAGAATTTGTAACAAGATTACCCGAGAATGAAATTGGTGCTTCGGCAGTAAAAGAAATGCGAAAAATGAATGTAGCGTCCGGAAATGTAGTTTACGGAGGAGAGCGTTTAGGAATCTATTTTCTGGAAACCGGTGCCGGAACACGTGGCAGTAATGTGGTTTATGATCGTGCGCACAGTTCGATGGCAACTATCGAAAAAGGAATGATTGACTGGGAGAAAGTACTCGAGGGTGCCCATTGGTTTCACTGGAGCGGTATTACACCTGCAATTTCTCAAAGTGCCGCCGAAGCCTGTTTAGAAGCAGTTAAAGCAGCGCATAAATTGGGAATCACAATTTCCTGTGATTTGAATTACCGATCCAAATTATGGCAATATGGTAAAACACCAAGTGAAGTAATGCCGGAGCTGTTGCAATACAGCAATGTGATTTTAGGAGATATTGACACGGCCTATTTTATGTTGGGAATTCCGAAAGTTAATCCGAATTATCAGGACGAGAAATCGCTTCCGGTTTTGTATAGCAAATTGTTTGATTTGATTCCGGATTTAAAAATAGCAGCAACAACCCTTAGGTATTCCGTAAGCGCATCACACCAAAGAATAGGAGGGATTTTATTTGACGGTAAAGCCATTTATCAGGCGGCCGTACAGGAAGTGACTCCTGTTGTAGACCGTGTTGGGAGCGGAGATGCTTTCATGGGAGGGTTGATCTATGGATTGCAGGAATATCAAAACAACAATCAAAGAGCTTTAGATTTTGCAGTGGCTGCTTGTTGTTTAAAACATACTATTGCCGGAGATTATAATCTGGTAACCTTAAAAGAAGTTGAAAATAGGATAGATGGTGATTCTGCCGGATTAGTATCTAGATAA
- a CDS encoding bifunctional 4-hydroxy-2-oxoglutarate aldolase/2-dehydro-3-deoxy-phosphogluconate aldolase → MAKYSRIEVALTMKENGMVPLFFHSDIEISKKVLKACYDGGARLMEFTSRGDFAHEVFGALNQYALAELPGMMLGVGSITDAASASLYMSLGANFIVTPVFREDIAIVCNRRKVLWSPGCGTLTEIARAEELGCEIVKLFPGDIYGPEFIKAIKGPCPWTNIMPTGGVLPTVDSLTSWFSAGATCVGIGSQLISKEILEQQDYDGLKTKVSQVLDIIKSIKNK, encoded by the coding sequence ATGGCAAAATATTCAAGAATTGAAGTGGCTTTAACAATGAAAGAGAACGGAATGGTTCCGCTATTTTTTCATTCAGATATCGAAATAAGTAAAAAAGTACTAAAAGCCTGTTATGATGGTGGTGCAAGATTAATGGAATTTACGAGCAGAGGAGATTTTGCTCATGAAGTTTTTGGAGCATTAAACCAATATGCTTTGGCAGAACTACCGGGAATGATGCTTGGTGTTGGTTCTATTACTGATGCGGCTTCAGCATCCTTATATATGAGTTTGGGAGCGAATTTTATTGTTACTCCCGTTTTTAGAGAAGACATTGCAATTGTCTGTAATCGCCGAAAAGTACTTTGGTCTCCGGGCTGCGGAACACTTACCGAAATCGCAAGAGCTGAAGAATTAGGATGTGAAATTGTAAAGCTGTTCCCGGGTGATATTTACGGACCGGAATTTATAAAAGCGATAAAAGGTCCGTGTCCGTGGACGAATATTATGCCAACGGGTGGAGTTTTGCCGACAGTGGATAGTCTGACCTCGTGGTTTAGTGCAGGAGCAACCTGCGTAGGGATTGGATCACAGTTAATTTCAAAAGAGATATTAGAACAGCAGGATTATGACGGATTAAAAACAAAAGTGAGTCAGGTTCTGGATATTATAAAAAGTATTAAAAATAAATAA
- a CDS encoding LacI family DNA-binding transcriptional regulator, with amino-acid sequence MSEKITIYDIAEKLNITAATVSRALNNNPKIKESTRELVIKTAASMNYKQNKLALALKSGRSNNIGVVVPRIDSNFFASVIRGIEEELHPHGYQVIICQTHENPKRENENLYTLIDAQVDGIIMSVTDVTGENDGAFQYVLQKNVPLIFFDRSKHIDGVSSVTINDFRGGYQTTKHLIDEGCRNIAHLSGDQSLEIFKNRFLGYKQALLDHGIAFDEKYVIPVKSTVDYGKQAVETLLQLETPPDAIFSSSDFAALGAIQELKERNISIPKDFCVAGFSNEPFTKFMELSITSVDQSPLEMGKMSARVFLEQVDKTETIKIEKKVVLAPELHIRKSSSRSSF; translated from the coding sequence ATGAGCGAAAAAATAACCATTTACGATATTGCCGAAAAATTAAATATCACCGCTGCTACCGTTTCGCGGGCATTAAACAATAATCCGAAAATAAAAGAAAGCACGCGTGAGTTGGTTATTAAAACTGCGGCTTCAATGAACTATAAGCAAAACAAGCTGGCACTCGCATTAAAAAGCGGCCGAAGTAATAATATTGGCGTTGTAGTTCCGCGTATCGACAGCAACTTTTTCGCTTCGGTTATCAGAGGAATAGAAGAAGAACTTCATCCGCATGGTTATCAGGTCATTATTTGCCAGACGCACGAAAATCCGAAAAGAGAAAACGAAAACTTATATACTTTAATAGATGCTCAGGTTGACGGTATCATCATGTCGGTTACCGATGTCACAGGAGAAAATGACGGTGCTTTTCAATATGTTTTACAAAAAAATGTTCCGCTTATCTTTTTCGACAGAAGCAAACATATTGACGGAGTGAGTTCTGTAACCATAAATGACTTTAGAGGCGGTTACCAAACCACCAAACATTTAATTGATGAAGGCTGTAGAAATATTGCCCACTTATCAGGAGATCAGTCGCTTGAAATCTTTAAAAACAGGTTTTTGGGATACAAACAGGCTTTATTAGATCATGGAATTGCATTTGACGAAAAGTATGTTATTCCTGTAAAAAGTACCGTTGATTACGGAAAGCAGGCCGTAGAGACTTTACTTCAACTGGAAACACCTCCTGATGCTATATTTTCATCAAGTGATTTTGCAGCTTTGGGCGCTATCCAGGAACTGAAAGAAAGAAATATCAGTATTCCTAAAGATTTTTGTGTGGCTGGTTTCAGTAATGAGCCTTTCACGAAATTTATGGAATTATCGATTACTTCTGTAGACCAGTCACCGTTGGAAATGGGAAAAATGTCTGCTCGTGTTTTTCTGGAACAGGTCGATAAAACGGAGACAATTAAGATAGAAAAAAAGGTAGTTCTTGCTCCGGAATTACACATTCGTAAATCATCGTCAAGAAGTAGCTTTTAA
- a CDS encoding SusC/RagA family TonB-linked outer membrane protein, which yields MNTKQLLKKKIKYSLVFLFFLNFLLSSAIYAQSTVVEGKITDAAGLSLPGVNIQEKGTKNGTSTDFEGSFKLNVTNNKAVLIVSYLGFQTQEVSIAGKSKVNVSLAEQSNSLNEVVVVGYGTAKKTDLTGAVNTLSAAKITERNVTNPMEAIQGGIAGVQVTSNSGRIGDGFNVVIRGTNSINKDGSKPLFVVDGVPTDNIDFLNPQDIARMDVLKDASSAAIYGSRGGSGVIIVTTKSGTSAKSGVTVTFDSSYGNKEAVRLPKLMSPEKWWYYHQSAFLATTISATNPTYNDIDATELNAAVGQAGTNPVLFQRVANNQSYNWQDAVLKGGMMQNNYLNVSGRADNGLSYNIGLGAQKETGVIDNEGIDKYNFKAGLNHKINDKISFGVNLTISKTSEQLGSPTAMQEAFRQNPYTSPWAIDAAGNEIVGTYAQQPGTLRYPNGNLAINKTGSYNPLLEIANSTDEIERFTTLGNIFGEYKINSWLSFRSTFSAGKMDAREGRSFGAQTDFGLKNKSLPSGDVTNVNNFNYTWDNQFNISYTLNKDHVFSFLGLQSFYSNTTETYFSASRENPFETSFYNLGSGVQSTYSLTPSSGSIALIPSGVFTPYSKNTLESYAARFNYAYQGRYLLTASVRYDGSSVLAENNKWTAFPSVALGWNVHEEGFMKKLDFVSNFKLRGSIGYTGNDNVSPYSSLTVLKNPAYYDFNGTIANGFTTSSLGNTNLTWEKTKEVNLGLDFGFFHNRISGSVDVYNRLSKDLLFQQALPLEIGVPTITSNVGSIRNKGIEVALVTKNIQTKNVTWETSFTFTKNVNKLESIYGQDQVSDVGNNLFIGENVHSYYNYVFDGVWQESEAAQALSYGQKPGEAKVKDLNNDGKIDANNDRAILGNYDPKWSGSFSTTLKVKQFDLSMSLITNQGMTVFSGFHDNFADVTDRGRQKLDLGDWYIPANGAGIAAQYSNTNPLPRGAGVYYDTNNVAFYKDASFLKIQNIAFGYSFDSDLVSKLKIKSLRLYVNVLNPFVFTNYEGYDPEWATAALAVNRVATRTVQMGLSLKF from the coding sequence ATGAATACCAAACAACTATTAAAGAAAAAAATAAAATACAGTCTTGTATTTTTATTTTTCCTGAATTTTTTGTTGAGCAGCGCAATTTATGCGCAATCGACTGTAGTGGAGGGGAAAATTACAGATGCTGCGGGATTATCATTGCCTGGTGTAAACATTCAGGAAAAGGGAACTAAAAACGGAACCTCTACAGATTTTGAAGGAAGTTTTAAATTGAATGTAACTAATAATAAAGCTGTTTTAATTGTAAGCTATTTAGGCTTTCAGACACAAGAAGTGAGCATAGCCGGAAAATCGAAAGTGAATGTGAGCCTGGCTGAACAATCCAATTCACTAAATGAAGTTGTGGTAGTAGGGTATGGTACCGCAAAGAAAACAGACCTTACCGGAGCAGTCAATACTTTGTCGGCAGCTAAAATTACCGAAAGAAACGTTACCAATCCGATGGAGGCTATTCAGGGAGGTATTGCCGGAGTTCAGGTAACTTCAAACAGCGGTCGTATTGGTGACGGTTTTAACGTTGTGATCAGAGGAACAAACTCGATCAATAAAGATGGTTCTAAACCGCTTTTTGTGGTGGATGGTGTACCAACAGATAATATTGACTTCCTGAATCCGCAGGACATCGCTAGAATGGACGTATTAAAAGATGCTTCTTCTGCTGCCATTTATGGTTCCAGAGGAGGAAGCGGGGTTATTATTGTGACGACCAAAAGCGGAACAAGTGCTAAGTCTGGTGTTACGGTTACTTTTGACAGCTCTTATGGCAACAAAGAGGCTGTAAGATTACCAAAATTAATGAGCCCGGAAAAATGGTGGTACTATCACCAATCGGCATTTTTGGCAACGACTATTTCAGCAACCAATCCAACCTATAATGATATTGATGCAACAGAATTGAATGCTGCTGTAGGACAGGCCGGTACCAACCCGGTATTGTTTCAGCGAGTGGCTAACAATCAAAGCTACAACTGGCAGGATGCGGTTCTTAAAGGCGGAATGATGCAAAACAATTACTTAAATGTTTCCGGCCGAGCTGATAACGGACTGTCCTACAACATTGGTTTGGGAGCTCAGAAAGAAACGGGAGTAATTGACAATGAAGGAATTGATAAATACAATTTTAAAGCAGGTTTGAATCATAAAATAAACGACAAAATTTCATTTGGTGTTAATCTTACTATTTCTAAGACTTCAGAACAATTGGGAAGCCCAACTGCCATGCAGGAAGCTTTCAGACAAAATCCATATACTTCACCTTGGGCTATAGACGCGGCGGGTAATGAAATTGTCGGAACTTATGCGCAACAGCCGGGAACATTGAGATATCCTAACGGAAATTTAGCGATTAACAAAACAGGGTCTTACAATCCGCTTCTAGAAATTGCAAATTCGACAGATGAAATAGAAAGATTCACTACCCTTGGTAATATCTTCGGAGAATATAAAATCAATAGCTGGTTATCGTTCAGATCTACTTTTTCAGCAGGAAAAATGGACGCTAGAGAAGGAAGATCATTTGGTGCTCAAACCGATTTTGGTCTTAAAAATAAAAGCTTGCCATCCGGTGACGTAACTAATGTGAACAATTTTAATTATACGTGGGACAATCAATTTAATATCAGCTACACGTTGAATAAAGACCATGTTTTTAGCTTTTTAGGACTTCAGAGTTTCTATTCTAATACGACCGAAACGTATTTTTCAGCTTCAAGAGAAAATCCTTTTGAAACCAGTTTTTACAATTTAGGTTCAGGAGTTCAGTCTACTTACTCCTTGACACCATCAAGCGGTTCTATTGCCTTAATTCCTTCAGGAGTGTTCACACCGTACTCTAAAAATACTTTAGAATCGTATGCAGCCCGTTTCAATTATGCCTATCAGGGACGTTACTTGTTAACCGCTTCGGTACGTTATGACGGATCATCTGTTTTGGCCGAGAATAATAAATGGACTGCTTTCCCTTCTGTAGCTTTAGGATGGAATGTTCATGAAGAAGGATTCATGAAGAAATTAGATTTTGTTTCCAATTTTAAATTAAGAGGAAGTATCGGTTATACCGGAAATGATAACGTTAGCCCGTATTCAAGTTTAACTGTTTTAAAAAATCCTGCTTACTATGATTTTAACGGTACCATTGCCAATGGCTTTACTACTTCAAGTTTAGGAAATACCAATCTAACGTGGGAGAAAACAAAAGAGGTGAATTTAGGTTTGGATTTTGGATTTTTTCACAATAGAATCTCAGGTAGTGTAGACGTTTACAATCGTTTGTCTAAAGATTTATTGTTTCAACAAGCCCTTCCGTTAGAAATTGGAGTACCAACCATTACTTCTAACGTAGGTTCGATTAGAAACAAAGGTATTGAGGTGGCGTTGGTTACGAAAAACATTCAAACTAAAAATGTTACCTGGGAGACCAGTTTCACTTTTACTAAAAACGTAAACAAACTGGAGTCTATTTATGGTCAGGATCAGGTAAGTGATGTGGGGAACAATTTATTTATCGGAGAAAATGTGCACTCTTATTACAATTATGTTTTCGATGGAGTATGGCAGGAAAGTGAAGCAGCTCAAGCCCTTTCTTATGGTCAGAAACCGGGAGAAGCAAAAGTAAAAGATTTGAACAACGATGGTAAAATTGACGCCAATAACGACAGAGCTATTTTAGGAAACTACGATCCTAAATGGTCAGGAAGTTTTTCTACTACTTTAAAAGTAAAACAATTTGATTTGTCGATGTCGTTAATTACCAATCAGGGAATGACTGTCTTTAGCGGATTCCACGACAACTTTGCAGATGTTACCGACAGAGGACGTCAAAAATTAGATCTTGGAGACTGGTATATTCCGGCTAATGGTGCAGGTATAGCAGCTCAGTATTCCAATACAAATCCGTTACCACGTGGAGCAGGTGTTTATTATGATACCAATAACGTAGCATTCTACAAAGACGCTTCATTTTTAAAAATTCAAAACATTGCTTTTGGGTATAGTTTTGATTCCGATTTAGTAAGCAAATTGAAAATTAAAAGTTTAAGACTTTATGTGAATGTGTTGAATCCTTTTGTATTTACCAATTACGAAGGATATGACCCTGAATGGGCAACTGCGGCATTAGCAGTGAATCGTGTGGCAACAAGAACCGTTCAGATGGGATTAAGTTTAAAATTTTAA
- a CDS encoding glycoside hydrolase family 28 protein yields MITGKVRMFKTVLMAAATAFTMLSCGKQFLAVSESDPWKNKDIIVKSISETHFIDKTYNIKDFGAVADGKTSNTLAFEKAIKACAQNGGGKVLVPEGKYVTGAIHLESNVNLHLDDRAEILFSIDPKEYPIVHTSFEGTELMNYSPLIYAKNKTNVAITGKGILNGQADATNWWIWSGGKDYGWKKEIPSQNDPQNREVLIDMAEKSVPVKERIFGEGRYLRPNFIEFFECSTVLVKGVTIINAPFWILHPLKSNNIIIDGVTVNSHGPNNDGCDPEYSQNVLIKNCTFNTGDDCIAIKAGRDGDGRRVAIPSKNIIVQNCKMIDGHGGVVIGSEISAGVNSVFVEDCVMDSPNLDRAIRIKTNSKRGGVIENVFVRNLDVGTVKECVLKLNMFYNVYGSQTGNFIPTIKNISLENINVKNGGKYGVWAEGYEQSPVENITLKNVVIQKVDSVHLLKNVKNIQFINTYINEKKVE; encoded by the coding sequence ATGATTACAGGGAAAGTTCGAATGTTTAAAACAGTTTTAATGGCAGCTGCAACAGCTTTTACGATGCTGTCTTGCGGAAAACAGTTTTTAGCGGTTTCTGAATCTGATCCCTGGAAAAACAAAGACATAATAGTAAAAAGCATTTCTGAAACTCATTTTATTGATAAGACCTATAACATTAAAGATTTTGGAGCAGTTGCTGATGGAAAAACATCCAACACGCTGGCTTTTGAAAAAGCAATAAAAGCATGTGCTCAAAATGGCGGAGGAAAAGTATTGGTTCCTGAGGGAAAATATGTAACAGGTGCCATACATTTAGAAAGTAATGTAAACCTGCATTTGGATGATCGTGCTGAAATTCTTTTTAGTATTGATCCAAAAGAATATCCTATAGTTCATACCTCTTTTGAAGGAACAGAGCTGATGAATTATTCACCACTTATTTACGCCAAAAACAAAACGAACGTTGCCATTACCGGAAAAGGAATTTTAAACGGACAAGCAGATGCTACCAACTGGTGGATTTGGTCCGGTGGTAAAGATTACGGCTGGAAAAAAGAAATTCCTTCACAAAATGATCCCCAAAATCGTGAAGTTTTGATCGATATGGCGGAAAAAAGTGTTCCGGTAAAAGAAAGAATTTTTGGAGAGGGACGTTACCTGCGACCTAATTTTATTGAGTTTTTTGAGTGTAGTACCGTTCTGGTAAAAGGGGTAACCATTATAAATGCTCCCTTTTGGATTTTACATCCTTTAAAATCAAACAATATTATCATTGACGGAGTTACGGTAAACAGTCATGGTCCTAATAATGACGGTTGTGATCCTGAATATTCACAAAATGTACTTATTAAGAATTGTACCTTCAATACCGGGGACGATTGTATCGCGATTAAAGCTGGCCGTGATGGAGATGGAAGACGAGTAGCCATTCCGAGCAAAAATATTATCGTTCAGAACTGTAAAATGATCGACGGTCATGGCGGAGTTGTTATAGGAAGTGAAATATCGGCCGGCGTTAACAGTGTTTTTGTAGAAGACTGCGTGATGGACAGTCCAAATCTGGATCGCGCCATCCGAATCAAAACCAATTCAAAACGAGGCGGAGTCATCGAAAATGTATTTGTTCGAAACCTTGATGTGGGTACCGTAAAAGAATGTGTTTTAAAATTAAACATGTTTTACAATGTTTACGGTTCGCAAACCGGCAATTTTATTCCGACTATCAAAAATATCAGCCTGGAGAATATAAATGTCAAAAATGGAGGAAAATATGGCGTGTGGGCAGAAGGTTATGAGCAATCGCCTGTAGAGAATATTACCCTAAAAAATGTTGTCATTCAAAAAGTAGATTCAGTGCATTTGCTTAAAAATGTGAAGAACATACAATTTATCAATACCTATATCAATGAAAAAAAAGTAGAATAA
- a CDS encoding tagaturonate reductase, producing MEKLNRVSSGLSEKLPIKIVQFGEGNFLRAFVEYAFQKLNQEADFNAGIAVVQPIDRGLVNMINAQDGLYTLFMKGVKKGEEIQEKELISNIVKAIDPYASFQEYLALAKEEELAFIISNTTEAGIEYIESDQLSMQPPVSFPAKLTVLLYERFKFFNGAADKALTIIPCELINYNSDTLKEIILKYCTDWKLENEFVSWLTDNCSFHNTLVDRIVPGYPKDQIEQYNSQLDYKDDLIVSAESFFLWVIEGDDQLKAKLPFEKTALDVKIVADMQPYRTRKVRILNGAHTAMVPFSMLYGNETVKETVDNAFTGDFVNKAVFEEINETLNMDKAELTSFSEEILDRFRNPFIKHLLSSIALNSISKFKVRVLPSLTGYVAIHQKLPVHLTFAFAALIRFYKGSWNGEVLPVNDSEDIVSFFDSLWKSDDYEKIARLTLQHKSFWDEDLTLVPGLTKAITAALEEIDANGIENGFANFQKQINSVTQKV from the coding sequence ATGGAAAAATTAAACAGAGTGAGCTCAGGGCTTTCAGAAAAACTTCCGATAAAAATAGTGCAATTTGGAGAAGGTAACTTTTTAAGAGCCTTTGTAGAATATGCTTTTCAAAAATTAAATCAGGAAGCTGATTTTAATGCAGGAATTGCCGTAGTACAGCCTATCGACAGAGGTTTGGTGAACATGATTAATGCTCAGGACGGATTGTACACCTTATTCATGAAAGGAGTTAAAAAAGGAGAAGAAATTCAGGAAAAAGAATTGATTTCCAATATCGTAAAAGCGATCGATCCTTATGCCTCTTTTCAGGAGTATCTGGCTTTGGCTAAAGAAGAAGAATTGGCCTTTATCATTTCAAATACAACCGAAGCAGGTATAGAATATATAGAATCCGATCAATTGAGTATGCAGCCCCCGGTTTCCTTTCCGGCTAAATTGACAGTGCTTTTGTATGAAAGATTCAAGTTTTTTAACGGAGCGGCAGACAAAGCATTAACGATTATTCCTTGCGAATTAATCAATTATAATTCAGATACTTTAAAAGAAATTATTTTAAAATATTGTACTGATTGGAAATTAGAAAACGAATTTGTTTCCTGGCTGACAGACAACTGTTCTTTTCACAACACATTAGTAGACAGAATTGTACCCGGATATCCGAAAGATCAAATTGAACAGTACAACAGTCAATTGGATTATAAAGATGACTTGATTGTAAGTGCCGAAAGTTTCTTTTTGTGGGTAATTGAAGGAGATGATCAACTGAAAGCAAAACTTCCGTTTGAAAAAACAGCGCTGGATGTAAAAATCGTAGCCGACATGCAGCCGTATCGTACGCGTAAAGTGAGAATTCTGAATGGAGCACATACTGCAATGGTTCCTTTTTCAATGCTTTATGGCAATGAGACTGTAAAAGAAACGGTTGATAATGCTTTTACCGGAGATTTTGTAAACAAAGCTGTTTTTGAAGAGATCAATGAAACGTTGAACATGGATAAAGCCGAATTGACTAGTTTCTCTGAAGAAATCTTAGACCGTTTTAGAAATCCGTTTATCAAACATTTGCTGTCCTCAATTGCATTAAATTCTATTTCAAAGTTCAAAGTACGTGTGTTGCCAAGTTTAACAGGATATGTTGCTATTCATCAAAAACTTCCGGTTCATTTAACGTTTGCTTTTGCTGCTTTGATTCGTTTCTACAAAGGAAGCTGGAACGGAGAGGTTTTACCGGTTAATGATAGCGAGGATATTGTTTCTTTTTTTGACAGTCTTTGGAAATCGGATGATTATGAAAAAATAGCGCGATTGACTTTGCAGCATAAAAGCTTTTGGGACGAAGATTTAACACTGGTGCCGGGATTAACAAAAGCAATAACAGCCGCATTGGAAGAGATTGATGCCAACGGAATTGAAAATGGTTTTGCCAATTTTCAAAAGCAAATAAATAGTGTAACTCAGAAAGTTTAG
- a CDS encoding UxaA family hydrolase, which translates to MATQKKLIKVHPTDNVAVALVNLSAGEVIDFEGSAVRVESDVKMKHKIAMVPFNEGDRIIMYGVLVGKASARIEKGGLLSTANVKHESDKVTGKTETIGWTAPNIEKWKDRTFMGYHREDGQVGTENVWLFFPLVFCENRNIEILKDIFEKELMKPKENDYQLLLRSLVKSETGGAGNEAASNEANLFNNIEVKFITHQGGCGGIRQDSHSLAKLLAGYVNNPNVAGATVLSLGCQNLQIQIFKDALDAINPNSKKPVLIYDQQQIGTIEAMLSSVVKDTFEAIKKANEVQRTPAPLSKLKIGLECGGSDGFSGISANPTLGVTSDLLAALGGTTILSEFPELCGVEQELFNRCVEEESGERFLELMKWYEKTVVDAGSGFDMNPSPGNIKDGLITDAMKSAGAAKKGGTSPITGVFDYGEYISKPGLTLLCTPGNDVECTTAMVGSGANMVLFTTGLGTPTGNPIAPVVKISSNTDLAKKMSDIIDIDTGGIITGEKSIDEMADEMLEFIIDVASGTIKTKAAILNQNDFIPWKRGVSL; encoded by the coding sequence ATGGCAACACAAAAAAAATTAATAAAAGTTCATCCTACCGATAATGTAGCAGTGGCTTTGGTGAATCTTTCAGCCGGTGAGGTGATTGATTTCGAGGGTTCGGCTGTTAGGGTTGAGAGTGATGTGAAGATGAAACATAAAATAGCGATGGTTCCTTTTAATGAAGGAGACAGGATTATTATGTATGGAGTTTTAGTAGGAAAGGCGAGTGCCAGAATTGAAAAAGGAGGTTTGCTTTCTACAGCAAATGTGAAGCACGAAAGTGATAAAGTAACCGGAAAAACAGAAACGATTGGCTGGACAGCTCCTAATATTGAGAAGTGGAAAGACAGAACTTTCATGGGTTATCACAGAGAAGACGGACAAGTGGGGACTGAGAATGTATGGCTCTTTTTTCCGTTGGTATTTTGTGAAAACAGAAATATCGAAATTCTGAAAGATATTTTCGAAAAAGAATTAATGAAGCCCAAAGAGAACGATTATCAATTGTTACTTCGTTCTTTAGTTAAATCAGAAACCGGGGGAGCGGGAAATGAAGCCGCTTCAAACGAGGCTAATTTATTCAATAATATCGAAGTGAAATTCATTACCCATCAGGGTGGTTGCGGAGGTATTCGTCAGGATTCGCATAGTCTGGCCAAATTATTGGCAGGATATGTAAACAATCCCAACGTGGCAGGAGCAACCGTTTTGAGTTTGGGCTGTCAGAACCTGCAGATTCAAATTTTTAAAGATGCTTTAGATGCGATAAATCCGAACAGTAAAAAACCGGTTTTAATTTACGATCAACAGCAAATCGGGACAATCGAAGCCATGCTGAGCAGTGTGGTAAAAGATACCTTTGAAGCCATTAAAAAAGCAAACGAAGTACAGAGAACTCCGGCACCTTTATCCAAACTAAAAATAGGTTTAGAGTGTGGTGGATCTGATGGGTTTTCCGGAATTTCGGCTAACCCGACTCTTGGAGTAACTTCAGATTTACTGGCCGCTTTAGGAGGAACTACAATACTTTCTGAATTTCCGGAATTGTGTGGTGTAGAGCAGGAATTATTCAATCGTTGTGTAGAAGAGGAAAGTGGAGAACGCTTTTTGGAACTAATGAAATGGTATGAAAAAACCGTAGTAGATGCAGGTTCAGGTTTCGATATGAATCCATCTCCGGGTAATATCAAAGACGGATTAATTACCGATGCTATGAAATCGGCAGGAGCAGCTAAAAAAGGTGGAACATCACCCATTACAGGTGTTTTTGATTATGGCGAATACATTTCGAAACCGGGATTGACTTTGCTTTGTACGCCAGGTAATGATGTGGAATGTACAACGGCAATGGTGGGTTCAGGTGCTAATATGGTGTTGTTTACCACAGGTTTAGGTACTCCGACAGGAAATCCGATTGCTCCTGTAGTGAAAATTTCTTCTAACACTGATCTGGCGAAAAAAATGTCCGATATTATTGATATTGATACGGGCGGCATTATCACAGGAGAAAAATCCATTGACGAAATGGCAGACGAAATGTTGGAATTTATTATCGATGTTGCCAGTGGTACCATTAAAACCAAAGCTGCGATCTTAAATCAGAACGATTTTATTCCCTGGAAAAGAGGAGTTTCTCTTTAA